One genomic window of Bartonella sp. HY038 includes the following:
- a CDS encoding RNA-binding protein: MANFKLFASLRGKLVPATNSHNHHGAPAYELSPNEALAQLAVTGTFNNTFYANGCDQLDKILELSEKVDAEFLAKTAIYAFEKGLMKDMPALLLAILSKNESTYFNQVFKRVIRNGKMLRNFVQIMRSGTIGRKSLGTRPKRLVQEWLENASDIEILRANIGNKPSLADVIKMVHPRPKDKSREALYAYIMGKPYNIDELPAIVREFEEFKLNQTGKVPEVPFQMLTSLNLTKEHWAEIAYHAGFQMLRQNLNTFLRHDVFSVPGFTHFIAGRLCDENEIRKARVFPYQLMTTYLMADKALPGMVKDALQAAMEIALDNVPKLNGYVVLCPDVSGSMSSPITGYRHGATSVVRCIDVAALISAAIMRKNKYARIMPFEFDVVDIELNARDSIMTNAKKLSSIGGGGTNCSAPLKTLNVENAKPDVVIMISDNESWVDANNLTRSGPTKMMEEWAKIKNRNPDAKLICLDIQPYITTPAANFDGVFNIGGFSDAVFTLIGILTKQQEIEQWTKMIDAIEL; this comes from the coding sequence ATGGCAAACTTTAAACTTTTTGCTTCCCTACGCGGAAAACTTGTTCCTGCAACCAATAGCCATAACCATCATGGCGCACCAGCCTATGAGCTTTCACCAAATGAAGCCTTGGCACAGCTTGCAGTGACTGGCACCTTTAACAATACATTTTACGCCAATGGCTGCGACCAGTTGGATAAGATTTTAGAACTTAGCGAAAAAGTTGACGCGGAGTTTCTTGCAAAAACTGCCATCTATGCTTTTGAAAAAGGCTTGATGAAAGATATGCCTGCTTTATTGCTCGCAATTCTTTCTAAAAACGAGAGCACTTATTTCAACCAAGTATTTAAAAGGGTTATCCGCAATGGTAAGATGCTGCGTAATTTCGTGCAAATTATGCGCTCTGGCACCATTGGTCGTAAATCACTTGGTACTCGCCCTAAACGGCTTGTGCAAGAATGGCTTGAAAATGCCAGCGACATTGAAATTTTGCGTGCCAATATAGGAAATAAACCTTCGCTTGCTGATGTCATCAAAATGGTGCATCCGCGCCCAAAGGATAAATCACGAGAAGCACTTTATGCCTATATTATGGGAAAACCTTATAATATTGACGAACTTCCAGCTATTGTCCGTGAGTTTGAGGAATTTAAGTTAAACCAAACTGGCAAAGTGCCAGAAGTGCCTTTCCAAATGTTGACCTCGCTTAACCTTACTAAGGAGCATTGGGCAGAAATTGCCTACCATGCCGGATTTCAAATGCTGCGGCAAAACCTTAACACTTTTTTACGTCATGACGTATTCTCAGTGCCTGGTTTTACGCACTTTATCGCGGGTCGCCTTTGTGATGAAAATGAAATTCGCAAGGCTCGCGTTTTTCCCTATCAGCTCATGACAACCTATCTTATGGCTGATAAGGCACTACCAGGCATGGTAAAAGATGCATTACAAGCAGCTATGGAAATAGCTCTTGATAATGTGCCTAAGCTAAACGGCTATGTCGTGCTATGCCCTGACGTTTCGGGGTCAATGTCATCGCCCATTACTGGCTATCGCCACGGCGCAACTTCAGTTGTGCGATGCATTGACGTTGCAGCATTAATATCGGCAGCAATTATGCGTAAAAACAAATACGCGCGTATAATGCCCTTTGAATTTGATGTTGTTGATATTGAACTCAATGCTCGCGACAGCATTATGACCAATGCCAAAAAACTTAGCAGCATTGGTGGTGGTGGCACAAATTGTTCCGCTCCACTTAAAACATTGAATGTAGAAAATGCAAAGCCCGATGTCGTTATCATGATTTCTGACAATGAATCATGGGTGGATGCCAATAATTTAACTCGATCAGGTCCAACCAAGATGATGGAAGAATGGGCCAAGATTAAAAATCGCAACCCAGATGCAAAGTTAATATGTCTCGACATACAACCTTACATCACAACACCTGCAGCAAATTTTGATGGTGTTTTCAATATTGGTGGATTTTCCGATGCAGTGTTTACACTTATCGGAATTCTGACAAAACAACAGGAAATAGAGCAATGGACAAAAATGATTGATGCAATCGAGCTATAA
- the rtcR gene encoding RNA repair transcriptional activator RtcR, whose product MDKKTVIFSVLGTTLDIGAFAKRWSKWRPTVALCQQVDFPVDRIEMINHSNDNQLAEVIIKDIAEISPKTKVIQNFVDIKNPWDFAEVYEQLRSIVTNYDFDLENEDYYVNITTGTHVAQICWFLLTETRTIPGRLLQLSPSLRDESGNRSSIGSYSIIDLDLSRYDIIARRFAQERQSATSFLKSGIATRNDAFNNIIDEIEKVAIRSKAPILLTGPTGAGKSRLARRIYELKKMQRQVEGSLIEVNCATLRGDQAMSTLFGHQKGAFTGAASSRQGLMKAADQGLLFLDEIGELGLDEQAMCLRAIEEKRFFAVGADVETQSDFQLIAGTNRDLREEVTKGRFREDLYARLNLWTFELPALKNRREDIEPNLDYELDNYQRDEGRKVTFNKEARNLFLDFAMSGNAEWCGNFRDLWAAVLRMSTLAPQSRITEQTVSEEIKRLKYSWSRDNLDKDQQLLATVLGEDKLAMIDPFDIPQLDFVVRECKRYKTISEAGRALFAVSRTQKKTGNDADRLRKYLARFDLSFEMVQDISSF is encoded by the coding sequence ATGGATAAAAAAACGGTTATCTTTTCAGTTCTTGGTACAACCCTTGATATTGGTGCTTTTGCAAAACGCTGGTCAAAATGGCGGCCAACGGTTGCGCTTTGTCAGCAGGTTGATTTTCCTGTTGATCGGATAGAGATGATCAATCACAGTAATGATAACCAGCTCGCCGAAGTTATTATTAAGGATATTGCTGAGATTTCACCCAAGACAAAAGTCATTCAAAATTTTGTCGACATTAAAAATCCTTGGGATTTTGCTGAGGTCTATGAGCAATTACGCTCCATTGTTACCAATTATGATTTTGATCTTGAAAATGAAGACTATTATGTAAATATCACTACCGGTACCCATGTTGCGCAGATTTGCTGGTTTTTGCTCACGGAGACACGCACAATTCCGGGGCGTTTGTTACAGCTTTCGCCGTCTTTGAGGGATGAAAGTGGCAATAGAAGCTCTATTGGTTCTTATTCAATTATCGATCTTGATTTATCGCGCTATGACATAATTGCGCGGCGTTTTGCGCAGGAGCGCCAATCGGCGACATCTTTTCTAAAGTCAGGCATTGCTACCCGTAACGATGCTTTTAATAATATTATAGACGAAATAGAAAAAGTGGCTATTCGCTCAAAAGCACCAATTTTGTTAACTGGGCCAACGGGCGCGGGTAAATCACGCCTTGCGCGACGCATTTATGAATTAAAGAAAATGCAGCGTCAGGTTGAAGGTTCACTTATCGAAGTGAATTGCGCTACCTTGCGCGGCGATCAAGCAATGTCAACCTTGTTTGGCCACCAGAAAGGTGCTTTTACAGGGGCAGCTAGCAGCCGCCAAGGTTTGATGAAAGCCGCCGATCAAGGACTTTTGTTTTTAGACGAAATTGGCGAACTTGGGCTTGATGAACAAGCTATGTGTTTGCGTGCTATTGAAGAAAAGCGGTTTTTTGCAGTTGGCGCCGATGTTGAAACCCAATCAGATTTTCAACTCATTGCCGGCACTAATCGAGATTTGCGTGAAGAGGTAACGAAAGGTCGATTTAGAGAAGATTTATATGCAAGGCTTAACCTTTGGACTTTTGAATTGCCTGCATTAAAAAATCGCCGTGAAGATATTGAGCCTAATCTTGATTATGAGCTTGATAATTATCAGCGAGATGAGGGGCGAAAAGTTACTTTTAATAAAGAAGCACGTAATTTGTTTTTAGATTTTGCCATGTCTGGCAATGCCGAGTGGTGCGGTAATTTTCGTGACTTGTGGGCAGCAGTTTTGCGCATGTCAACCCTTGCACCGCAGTCGCGCATTACTGAGCAAACAGTATCGGAGGAAATTAAGCGGTTAAAATATAGTTGGAGCCGTGATAATTTGGACAAAGATCAACAATTGCTTGCAACTGTTTTAGGCGAGGATAAATTGGCGATGATTGATCCATTTGATATTCCGCAGCTTGATTTTGTCGTGCGCGAATGTAAGCGTTATAAAACTATTAGTGAAGCGGGAAGGGCACTATTTGCCGTTTCGAGAACGCAGAAAAAAACTGGCAATGATGCCGACCGCTTACGCAAATACCTCGCTCGTTTTGATTTAAGTTTTGAAATGGTGCAGGACATATCATCTTTTTAA